AAGCGGTGATAAACCTAAGGCATTTTAAAAAGAGCGTTGATTTGTTTATAAATATGGCCGCTTATGCGGTTGGTTTGGCCGGTTTAGCCGCTTTGGCTTTTTGGGTCTGGTCGTCGTCTGCCGGAGGACTGTCAGGAGCGGAGAAATATTTGGAACTTTTCAGTTTTTGGCGCTTAAAGCATTGGCTGATTTTGGTTTTTTGGATTAGCGTTTTGGCCGATATGTTCATTATTTATCGCTTAAGCCAAGAAGAGGCCAGCCATGAAAAAATAAAAAAATTCCGGGCGAACAGAGGAAAAGCGCCGGCAAAATTACCCAATAACTGGGAAGAGTTGAAAAAATTTTCCGCCAAAATTGATATTTCCCGCGCGGCCAGCCCGGAGGAGATAAGGGCCATAGAGGAAGCTTTTTTACTCGCGGCTAAAGCCGGACATGAGGAATTAGCGCCCTTACACCTGTTTTTTTCCCTGTTGCGGGACAAGGAAGTAATTTCTCTTTTCGTCCGCTTAAACGTGGACGGGAATAAATTGATAACGAAAATTAAAACCCAACTATTAAAACAGCCGGTTTTGGGGAAAAATGGCGATTTAAGCATAAGCGAGGAGGTAAAAGAAATTTTAATTGAAGCTTATGCTCAGGCCGGGGAATTGGGGCAAAAAAAGGTAAAGGCCTTAAACCTGATTTTACCCTGCCTGCGCCGCGATAAAAATTTGGCCGAGGTTTTGTATGATCTGGAAGTGGATGAAGACAAAATTAAGAATGTTATAGAATGGTTCAGGGTTAATGAGAGGCTTTTGGAGAATTATCAAAATTATAAAAAGGCGGCTCGCTTCAAGCCGGCCGGAACCATGGACCGGGCTTATACGGCCGTAGCCACGCCGGTTTTAAACCATTTTTCCCACGATTTAACCCGGGCGGCTAAGTGGGGCCGGTTAGGCATTTGCGTGGGCAGAGATAAAGAAATTGAGGATATTTTTCGGGTTTTAGAAAGCGGTCGGACTGGCGTAATTTTGGTCGGTCCCTTGGGCGCCGGGAAAAGGACTATAGCGGAAGGATTGGCCCAGCTGATGGTTGAAGAAGATGTGCCTAAATTTTTAAGGGATAAGCGGCTTTTGGAGCTGGATGTAGCCCGATTGGTAAGCGGAGCCACGCCCGCGGCCGCTCAAGAAAGGCTCCTGGTGATTATTGATGAAGTGAGGAGGGCCGGCAACATTGTTCTTTTCATAGAAGATATAGAAAATTTAGTGGGCATAACCGGGGGCGGAGAAGAAAGTTTGGAACTTTCGGAAGTTTTGGCGGACGCCTTAAATCGGAAGAGGCTTTTTTGCTTAACCGCGGCGACGGTTGAGAATTATTCCAAGTACATTGAAGGCAAGGCCTTGGGTAATATTCTGGCCAAAGTGAAAGTTGACGAGCCGGCCGGAAACCAGGCGATTATAATGGCCGAAAGCAAAGTAAGCCTCATGGAAGGCAAATACGGAGTTTATTTTTCTTATAACGCGATTGAGCAGGCGGTAAGCCTTTCCGCTAAATATATCCATGATAAATATCTGCCGGCTAAAGCCATAGAGATTTTGGAAGCCACTGCCGTCCGTGTTGGCCGCCGGGCCGCGAGCGATCCGGCAACTAGCCTTTGCGCGGCTGACGATGTGGCCGGGACTATCGGCGAGGTAACTGGCGTGCCCGTGAATAAAATTACGGCCGGGGAGAGCAAGCAATTATTAAATTTGGAAGAAAAAATTCATGAGCGCATGATAAACCAGGAAGAAGCGGTCGCGATTGTAGCCGCCAGTTTGCGCCGGGCCAGAGCTGCCCTTCGGGAAGGCAAGCGCCCGATTGCCAATTTTTTATTCTTGGGCCCGACCGGAGTCGGTAAAACCGAGTTGGCTAAAACCGTGGCTGATATTTATTTCGGCCATAAAGACTATATGATTCGGTTGGATATGAGCGAATACCAGCTCCCCGACAGCGTTAAGAAGATGATCGGGGATGTTGACGGCACGCGGGGATATTTGACCGAAGCCGTGCGCAAGCGGCCTTTTTCTTTAATTCTATTGGATGAATTTGAAAAAGCCCATCCGGATATTTTAAATTTATTTTTAGCCTGCTTTGACGACGGTCGGATAACAGACGGCCAGGGCCGGACCATTGATTTTACCAATTCCATTATTATCGCTACTTCCAACGCCGGTTCGGTTTTTATTCAGGACGAAGTTGCAGCCGGCACGGACATCACTGAAATAAAAGAGGAATTGATCAATAAACAGCTTAACAAAATAATGCGCCCGGAATTGATAAACCGGTTTGACGGCATTGTGGTTTTCAAGCCTTTGTCAATGGAAAATGTGGTAGAGATTACGAAGTTGATGCTTGAGGGCACAAAGAAAATGCTTGAAGCCAAGGGGATTGGTTTGCGCTCTGAAGAAGAGGGAGTTATTAAATTAGCTAAAGCCGGTTATGACCCGAAATTCGGAGCCCGGCCTTTGCGCCGGCTTTTGCAGGACAAGGTTGAAAATGAAATTGCCAATAAGATTTTGTCTGGCGAACTGGTCAGGCGGGACATAGTAGTGATAAATAAAGAAGGCAAAATTGAAATAGAAAAGGGGAGAGAGTTATAATTTGTAACATGGAACGCGTAATCCGTAACGCATAACGAATGATTATTTTCCCGCTTTTATAAATAAAAAAAGGACGCTTGGGGTAAGCGCCCTTTGGCTGTTGTGCTTTTTTGTCAGGCAGTGAGTTCCGAATAATTCATAAAAAGTGAATCAGGGGGAGGGGGAGTTTTCACGATACAGATGTAAATTTTTCCGGGGCAATTGAAGCGACTCCGGGCTTTCCTTTTTGCCATATCTATGACCGATACGACTCTTTTCTTCTGCCATTTTTTTGATACGACGACATAAACCGTCGTCGTTTTTGCCGCGGATTTTGACTCGGGAACAGGACGTGATTTTTTCATTTTTACTTCCCCTCTTCTTTAATGGTTCCTGGAACAAAGCCTGACACATTGCCGGTAAATAATTTTTGATTAATTTTTTTCCCCTTTCTTTGTGGTTTGTTTATTTTAAAAACAACGGAAATGCTCGCTTGGAGCATTTAATTTAATTGATTCTTTTTTTAGTATAAACTATTTTTAACAAAAAGTCAAGATGAGCGCAAATTATCTAATAATTTTTATTATTTCCATATTGCTTACGGTAATTTTTACTCTGCTGGTTAAATATCTGGCCGGCAGGTTTAAGATAGTGGATAAGCCGGGACCAGACAGGAAAATCCACAAAACCAATGTGCCTCTTTTGGGCGGATTGGCGATTTTTCTTTCTTTTTTTATAATGCTTTATTTCGCCCGGGAAAAACTTTTAGCCGGCAATTTGGAAATCCAGCATTGGCTGGGATTTTTTATTGGCGCCTGTTTCTTGATGATTGGCGGGTTTCTGGACGACAAATACAATTTAAAGCCGGGCTGGCAATTTATTTTTCCTGTCTTGGCCAGCTTGGCCGTGGTGGCCGGCGGCGTGGAAATCGGTAAAATTACCAACCCCCTTGGCGGTTTTTTATATTTAGATGAATGGAAAATGCCAATAATAAGCTGGAACGGAGCCATGCGCTATTTTGTGGTTTTGTCAGATACTCTTATAATCCTTTGGCTTCTGGGCATGATGTACACGACAAAATTACTGGATGGGCTTGACGGCCTGGTAAGCGGTTTTGGCGCGATTGGCGGGATTGTAATTTTTCTTTTCACTATCACGACGAAGTATTATCAGCCGGACATAGGCTTGGCCGCTTTGATTTTTTCCGCTTGTTGCCTGGGTTTTTTGTTTTTTAACTGGCATCCGGCCAAGATTTTCTTGGGCGAAGGCGGCTCTCTTCTCCTGGGTTTTATTTTGGGGGTACTGGCGATTATTTCCGGAGGCAAAATCGCCATCGCTTTGCTCGTTATGGGCATCCCGATTTTGGACGTGGTCTGGACGATCCTGCGCCGGTCGGCTGCGGGAAAAAATCCTTTTAAATTCGCGGACCGCGGGCATCTCCATTTCCGGTTGCTTGACTTGGGGCTGGGGCAGAGAAAAACCGTATTGATTTTTTATCTGCTGGCGGCTCTTTTTGGAGCGAGCGGCTTATTCTTGCAGAGTTTGGGAAAAATTTTTGCTTTGGCGGTTTTATTTATAATAATGCTGGTTTTAGTTATAGGGTTTAGTTATGTAGACAGGAGAAAAATATAAATTTTTACTACGAATTACGAATTAGTACGAATGTACGAATATTATATAAGATGTTTAAATGAGAATTCGTATATTCGTAAATTATTCGTAATTCGTAGGAGTAATAGTATGAACAAATTAATTTTATTTTTAATTCTATCTTTATTATTAACCGGCTGCGGATTAAAGTCGGAATTGAAACAGCCCCCAAAAAGTATGAACGGAGCTAAAATTTTAATGGTGGTGGCGCCGAAGGATTTTCGCGATGCCGAATATAGCGAGCCGAGAAAAGTTTTTGACGATGCCGGAGCGCAAGTCAAGGTGGCTTCTATCCAATCAGGAGTAGCCGTCGGAGCTGAAGGCGCCAAGGTTAATATTGACCTGGTGGCCGGCGAAGCCCGGCCGGAAGATTTTGACGCTGTGGCTTTTATCGGCGGACCGGGTATGGCCGAAATTATTAACGACGAGACTTTGGAGATTTTAGCCAGAAAGTTTTACGCGGAAGACAAAATTACCTCGGCGATTTGCGTGGCCCCGGCAATTTTGGCCCAAGCCGGAGTCCTTCAAGGAAAAAACGCCACTTCCTGGTCGGGAGTTCGGGAAATTTTAGAGAAAAACGGAGCTTCTTTTTTAGAACAAGCCGTGGTTGCGGACGGAAAAATTATTACGGCCGAAGGCCCGGAAGCGGCGCGGCAATTCGGCGAAGAGATTATAAAGGCTCTATAATAATTTATGGGAAAATTAGTTAAGTTTTATTTAGCACTTTGCTGGGCATTCGTTATTTTTATTCTGCTCACTACGCCTCTGCCGGCAGTCAGTGAACCTCAAGAAAAAATTAATGTTTTTGATAAAGGGGTTCATTTTATTTTATTTGGAGTTTTAACCTGGCTGATTATTCGGGCGGGGTTGGAATTTGCTAAAAAAAGTAATTTTAAAATTTCGGCAATCGCGGCTTTTGTTTTTAGTTTTATTTACGCCGTATTTTGCGAATATGTTCAGGTTTTTGTACCGGGTCGGGATTTGTCCGAGTTTGATTTGGCTTTCGGGGCTTTAGGCATGATTGCCGCTATTTTTGTTTATTTTTATTTTTTAAGAAAGACAAAACCCAAACTTTTTCTTCACGTCTGTTGCGCCGGTTGCGGGGCTTATGCGGCGCAAACTTTGAAAAAAGACTATAGGTTGGTTTTGTATTTTTATAACCCGAATATTTATCCGAAAAGCGAATATGAAAAAAGATTGGCGGAAGCGAAAAAAATCGCGGCTGAATATGGCCTTAAAATAATTTTTGAAAAATATGACCACGCGTCTTGGCTTGAAAAAATAAAAGGCCATGAAAAAGATTTGGAAAGAGGGGAGCGCTGCCGGATTTGCTATCAAGACAGATTAGAGAAAACTGCAAAAATTGCGAGAGAGAAACGCTTTGCTTTATTTACCACGACTTTAACAATCAGTCCGCATAAAGACGCAGGAATAATCAGCCGGCTCGGCCGGGATTTGGAAAATAAATATAAAGTAAAATTTTTAGATAAAGATTTTAAAAAACAGGACGGATTCAAAAAATCAGCTTTTTTAGCCAGAAAATTGGGTTTATACAGGCAGAATTATTGCGGTTGCGAGTTTTCGCAAAAAGGATAATATAAGTAAAAGTTGTATTTTTATTTTTTTGGGTTGGCTTGACTTTATTTTAAATTTATGCTATCGTGAATTTACGATGTTTGTTATGGAATATTTAAGGAAAACGTACATTCAAAAAAGGAGAAAGACGATGACAACAGGGTTGATCACGCCGACAGAAGGACAGGAAAAACAGCTTAGCAGAATCGTGGAGGACGCCGTAAAAAGAGCTCGTGAGCAGGTGGTTCTAGACAAGGACGCCATGCAGAGGCTTCTCGCTAACGGCGGAAAGTTTCAGAGCGACATAATCGTCTTGCTCGCCAAGCATTCGATCGCCGATAACAGGTTTGATCTCTTGACCTCGTTCGAAATCACCGTTCCCGAAGGTTACGACCACAAGACACAGCTCGCCACCTTCGCCTCGTACGCGAAAAAGGAAAAATTTTATTTTTATAACGAGGCGATCACCGACGATAATTTCGCCAACGCAACGGGGATATTGGTTCCGAGAAAGACTTATATGGTCAAAATTTTCGGTATAAAAAAAAGAGTATCCTCGGAAGATTGTCTGGTGTTTCTCGCTACGCAGATGGCCATTCTGGTCGGAGCGCAGGGCCTTTCCCTGGTCCGTCAGCTCAAGAAAGACGAATTCCCGGTCGGAAAATGGACGGCATCATTTGATAAGAAGGACGCTCTCTGGGAAGATGCCGACGGCAACCGCAGGGTGCCGTGCATGGACCGGCACTCGGACGGCGACTGGGGCTTCGACCTCGGCGGCTTCGAGCATGACTGGAATGGCGACTACTGCCTCTTGTGCCTTTGCGACTTGAGCGCTTAGACGCTTAAGTCACTTAGGATTCTTATCTCTTAGATTCTTAGGACCTTTGTTCTTTACGAAGGTCCTATTTTTTTATATAATAATATTAAACAGAGATAGATGTGCGGTTAAGGCTTCATGTCATCTAGTACTCGTAAGGAAGGTAGCGAGGAATTCATCGGATAAAATCTTATGAATGAGCGCGGTCCTTATGAAAAAAATAAACAAGTCGGTGCGGCGTGTTAATGAGTATTAAGACTCAGGATAAAATACAAGAGTCGACTGGCGTTGATTCTGG
The genomic region above belongs to Patescibacteria group bacterium and contains:
- a CDS encoding DJ-1/PfpI family protein — translated: MNGAKILMVVAPKDFRDAEYSEPRKVFDDAGAQVKVASIQSGVAVGAEGAKVNIDLVAGEARPEDFDAVAFIGGPGMAEIINDETLEILARKFYAEDKITSAICVAPAILAQAGVLQGKNATSWSGVREILEKNGASFLEQAVVADGKIITAEGPEAARQFGEEIIKAL
- a CDS encoding MraY family glycosyltransferase: MSANYLIIFIISILLTVIFTLLVKYLAGRFKIVDKPGPDRKIHKTNVPLLGGLAIFLSFFIMLYFAREKLLAGNLEIQHWLGFFIGACFLMIGGFLDDKYNLKPGWQFIFPVLASLAVVAGGVEIGKITNPLGGFLYLDEWKMPIISWNGAMRYFVVLSDTLIILWLLGMMYTTKLLDGLDGLVSGFGAIGGIVIFLFTITTKYYQPDIGLAALIFSACCLGFLFFNWHPAKIFLGEGGSLLLGFILGVLAIISGGKIAIALLVMGIPILDVVWTILRRSAAGKNPFKFADRGHLHFRLLDLGLGQRKTVLIFYLLAALFGASGLFLQSLGKIFALAVLFIIMLVLVIGFSYVDRRKI
- a CDS encoding ATP-dependent Clp protease ATP-binding subunit; its protein translation is MEEDYTKMQFIVCPACGGTGEKKPGLKCSACAGLGVGSFLGGKFLYWGLKLSKAVINLRHFKKSVDLFINMAAYAVGLAGLAALAFWVWSSSAGGLSGAEKYLELFSFWRLKHWLILVFWISVLADMFIIYRLSQEEASHEKIKKFRANRGKAPAKLPNNWEELKKFSAKIDISRAASPEEIRAIEEAFLLAAKAGHEELAPLHLFFSLLRDKEVISLFVRLNVDGNKLITKIKTQLLKQPVLGKNGDLSISEEVKEILIEAYAQAGELGQKKVKALNLILPCLRRDKNLAEVLYDLEVDEDKIKNVIEWFRVNERLLENYQNYKKAARFKPAGTMDRAYTAVATPVLNHFSHDLTRAAKWGRLGICVGRDKEIEDIFRVLESGRTGVILVGPLGAGKRTIAEGLAQLMVEEDVPKFLRDKRLLELDVARLVSGATPAAAQERLLVIIDEVRRAGNIVLFIEDIENLVGITGGGEESLELSEVLADALNRKRLFCLTAATVENYSKYIEGKALGNILAKVKVDEPAGNQAIIMAESKVSLMEGKYGVYFSYNAIEQAVSLSAKYIHDKYLPAKAIEILEATAVRVGRRAASDPATSLCAADDVAGTIGEVTGVPVNKITAGESKQLLNLEEKIHERMINQEEAVAIVAASLRRARAALREGKRPIANFLFLGPTGVGKTELAKTVADIYFGHKDYMIRLDMSEYQLPDSVKKMIGDVDGTRGYLTEAVRKRPFSLILLDEFEKAHPDILNLFLACFDDGRITDGQGRTIDFTNSIIIATSNAGSVFIQDEVAAGTDITEIKEELINKQLNKIMRPELINRFDGIVVFKPLSMENVVEITKLMLEGTKKMLEAKGIGLRSEEEGVIKLAKAGYDPKFGARPLRRLLQDKVENEIANKILSGELVRRDIVVINKEGKIEIEKGREL
- a CDS encoding epoxyqueuosine reductase QueH, which produces MGKLVKFYLALCWAFVIFILLTTPLPAVSEPQEKINVFDKGVHFILFGVLTWLIIRAGLEFAKKSNFKISAIAAFVFSFIYAVFCEYVQVFVPGRDLSEFDLAFGALGMIAAIFVYFYFLRKTKPKLFLHVCCAGCGAYAAQTLKKDYRLVLYFYNPNIYPKSEYEKRLAEAKKIAAEYGLKIIFEKYDHASWLEKIKGHEKDLERGERCRICYQDRLEKTAKIAREKRFALFTTTLTISPHKDAGIISRLGRDLENKYKVKFLDKDFKKQDGFKKSAFLARKLGLYRQNYCGCEFSQKG